From the Misgurnus anguillicaudatus chromosome 17, ASM2758022v2, whole genome shotgun sequence genome, one window contains:
- the tfdp1a gene encoding transcription factor Dp-1a: MAKDAGLIEANGELKVFIDQNLSPGKGVLSLVTVHPQTMAVGKQLLPKTLGPSNVNITPHMIISTPQRPSGSNVILMNSPHTPSSQFITQSQPSEASPWSSGKRGKKGEKNGKGLRHFSMKVCEKVQRKGVTTYNEVADELVAEFSSGDNHISPNDSHVYDQKNIRRRVYDALNVLMAMNIISKEKKEIKWIGLPTNSAQECQNLEVERQRRLERIKQKQSQLQELILQQIAFKNLVQRNRQREQQTKRPPPANSVIHLPFIIVNTSKKTVIDCSISNDKFEYLFNFDSMFEIHDDVEVLKRMGMACGLEDGKCSAEDLKTARSLVPKALEPYVTEMAQGPISNVYMTGSSSTNGGRYHVGSDIGADATMASSSNDSHYSGSRVETPVSYMGEDDDDDDEFDEDDDD, translated from the exons ATGGCCAAAGAT GCTGGTCTGATTGAAGCCAATGGGGAGCTGAAGGTTTTCATTGATCAGAACTTGAGCCCTGGCAAAG GTGTGCTGTCTTTAGTAACAGTGCATCCACAGACAATGGCAGTGGGAAAACAGCTGTTGCCGAAAACACTGGGCCCTTCCAACGTGAACATCACACCACATATG ATCATTAGCACACCTCAAAGGCCCAGTGGCTCCAATGTGATCCTAATGAACAGCCCGCACACACCCAGCTCTCAGTTTATCACTCAGAGTCAACCATCAGAAGCCTCTCCATGGTCTTCAGG GAAGAGGGGTAAGAAGGGGGAGAAGAACGGTAAAGGACTCAGACATTTCTCCATGAAGGTTTGCGAGAAGGTCCAGAGGAAGGGGGTCACGACTTACAATGAGGTTGCTGATGAGCTTGTGGCCGAGTTCAGTTCTGGTGATAATCATATTTCCCCGAATGATTCG CATGTCTATGACCAAAAGAACATTCGACGGCGTGTGTACGATGCACTAAATGTGCTGATGGCCATGAACATTATCTCCAAAGAGAAAAAGGAGATAAAGTGGATTGGCCTGCCCACAAATTCTGCTCAGGAGTGTCAGAACCTTGAG GTGGAGAGGCAAAGACGTTTGGAGAGAATCAAACAAAAACAGTCACAACTCCAAGAGCTCATTTTACAG CAAATTGCCTTCAAGAACCTTGTACAGCGAAACCGCCAAAGAGAACAACAGACGAAAAGGCCCCCACCTGCCAACTCGGTCATCCACCTGCCATTTATCATTGTCAACACCAGCAAGAAAACAGTCATTGACTGCAGCATCTCCAATGACAA GTTTGAGTACCTCTTTAACTTCGACAGCATGTTTGAGATTCACGATGATGTTGAGGTATTGAAGCGCATGGGCATGGCCTGTGGTCTTGAGGATGGCAAGTGCTCTGCAGAGGACCTGAAGACTGCCAGGAGCTTGGTGCCCAAAGCACTAGAACCCTATGTCACGG AAATGGCACAGGGACCCATCAGTAATGTCTACATGACAGGGTCATCATCGACTAATGGAGGTCGCTATCATGTCGGGAG TGATATTGGAGCAGATGCCACAATGGCCTCTAGTTCTAATGACTCCCACTACAGCGGCTCTCGCGTCGAGACCCCCGTCTCTTACATGGGGGAGGATGACGACGACGATGACGAGTTTGACGAAGACGACGATGATTAA
- the mettl21cb gene encoding S-adenosylmethionine-dependent methyltransferase domain-containing protein → MMDIGQPGQHMQQNGLMMKQPDCVKPPVNITEEEDMENEDMEKETPDRRYAWEPSIFYSPGNETFFFTGQEISIRESLDSFGAVIWPGAVALCRYLEKNREQVDLMDKAVLELGAGTGLVSIVATLLGAWVTATDLPDVLSNLNFNLSRNTRGRCRYTPQVSPLKWGRDVSRHFPSSVYHYDYVMCADVVYHHDYLEDLLITLQHFCKPGTTLLWANKVRFQSDLCFTENFKNAFDTTLLEDIPQEEVRIYQATAKK, encoded by the exons ATGATGGATATAGGACAGCCAGGTCAACATATGCAGCAAAATGGACTCATGATGAAGCAGCCAGACTGTGTGAAACCACCAGTAAACATCACAGAAGAAG AGGACATGGAGAATGAAGATATGGAGAAAGAGACACCGGACAGGCGATACGCTTGGGAGCCCAGCATCTTCTATTCTCCTGGGAACGAGACCTTTTTCTTCACTGGGCAGGAGATCAGCATCCGAGAATCACTTGACTCTTTTGGTGCCGTCATCTGGCCAGGC GCTGTGGCTCTTTGCCGGTACTTGGAGAAGAACCGGGAACAGGTTGACCTGATGGATAAGGCGGTGCTTGAACTTGGAGCGGGAACAGGCTTGGTGTCCATTGTAGCAACTTTACTAG GTGCCTGGGTCACGGCCACAGATCTCCCCGATGTCCTGAGCAACCTAAACTTCAATCTTTCCCGTAACACACGGGGACGTTGCAGGTACACACCTCAGGTGTCACCACTGAAATGGGGTCGGGACGTTTCACGTCATTTTCCCAGCTCTGTCTACCATTACGACTACGTGATGTGTGCAGACGTGGTCTATCATCACGACTATCTGGAAGATCTACTTATCACCTTGCAACACTTCTGCAAGCCTGGCACCACCCTGCTGTGGGCGAATAAG GTACGATTTCAGTCTGACCTGTGCTTCACTGAAAACTTCAAAAATGCATTTGACACCACATTGCTGGAAGACATCCCACAGGAGGAGGTCAGGATCTACCAGGCCACAGCAAAGAAGTGA